One stretch of Glandiceps talaboti chromosome 7, keGlaTala1.1, whole genome shotgun sequence DNA includes these proteins:
- the LOC144437892 gene encoding polycystin-1-like protein 2 — protein sequence MLIVTILALAVLNITPSASTDPELIITKLSTSLMVHPSCPNTRVTAIEVNVTERIVGNYIYEYMYEGVPYDDKDAGTLHPGINFITYSRECEEGCYSARLSAYDDNTSYNDSWVFTDVCLIETLQNVTLIFTNYYAKVEDAYGRVADSVEVSISHGVSERLELVTSSDTVALGNMIDFDIYTDHVIEGTSYVIELGDGTTQTVMQNPEFHTSEPYQDMHTSQFSHAFENVGVYKVVVVASNEVSSREVEKIIYCIDIELSVQTPEGDLLSKDIIVKREIPTAFNLTNPVPAPAIGYFSWKIDGVYNDSFITYNDDVKYLFQMAGTYTVTLTAVSPSGSPVSVNKVMLTVVDTITQLYLASGGPKAVGQPVTLLLCTRQVGTNATYFTNLGDGTYADLDVPRVIENATSYVHPLMNLLFYPNEMFCGVFTHTYETVGAFRVTVSASNLVSNQTVSIDVFINDRHCEFPGVRIHKNTYNMTAVNKYTRKSTIKQTSTVQIDCDGPRTLTFNWTAHLVEDMTTFPDEATLYRLPFTVDTSQPELIVQPYTFGYGLYGLKLTVSMVDGMSDDVIIYNSDVVWIQVMETALVSRIQGGSAKARGWLSVITLDGSDSYDPDYPDDTVPLEYRWYCREDDDPPFQDPIQQSHSQQSGGCFGQGVYLSNINESSFTLDASLLTALQSYIFHLEVIKPDRIPGHYQQTITITLSDVYSLDIRCLLNCGANVNPSRIFMLTVECTDCPELVELQYIWTLHANDDSKTGVNLKRATVPGYSSRYLTFTAGSLDILGSKVKTYRIRVTDTDSSLSKTFAEYTFGVNPKPVAGSCNVTPSHGFVLETPFSIACDDFSDDDRPLTYQFSVVTGAETETTLNSQPGYGILLYRSQAPSVESIYLPVGVAERDYRVEIIVTVSDVYGASEDAIFPVTVNDTQTGVHEDEIYEKLSRIVAPDGSQLLELLETKDLQTVIQLLNSVTSVLNAMKKKERTDSGIEYITDTVEQRNKIRTSIMGILSDLIDDSSERLQQISSTMNMMTQEMTESSEVTRLAGMDVFAILATVLKSKSSTVDGDIVEIVALDIFAGISNIMELTLASLDNSINVNDTVSSENNTGKEASEDIAHNVTTSFWKVLDDARAAILSNKIVGEELTVLTTSLMTLGMQRREARDLDRAVIRGDQHNVGFRLPGYNSLSSALPGNRSDAIDLEVGNHFLHMVRDPFIDRHGDKVFDAVIGLEIMFPGNHEFQADNLLEELEFFLPHTATPTTNEILEFEYRNGTSVVINFNVSSPWQSVLVAIETEEIDVSFQLYLLHDAPFVTDTIVAVLEEDRGQDTIFDIEADPNTWFLSSEYLQEPGTYYISIEISGYMHEKDITLEIATYVADCLYWDKKAEKWANDGCRVGALTSPSLAHCLCNHLSIFGGTLHHMPSSIQLYREDISITFLDIPIIISVVVVTFVLYLILAIWANRKDNEDEIQVSRCFLDDNDVFAMYQYDVTVQTGYRRGAGTSATVTLTMYGTKRESAPHLLRQGKRRVLQAGSTDTFVIMTDKPLGSIESIRLWHDNGGDSPDWFVNHIIIQELKGGKRWYFLCNSWITIDLHKKMTCRSFPAIPEDEIGLMQLFVAGATEALRDRHLWFSIAGRPAKSSFTRLQRLSCLLSLLLNSMVANIMFYKEPGHSGTNQMMDIFVNFKLTWQHLIVGVMSSSIAFSINFFLVQIFLYTKPRLKGIQGDIDSQDTREMSSYTTTSNSLQETVSLPDDDHMSLLTDSHGNHSSSYPTESDIVSYTTSVSYSSEEIGEHTEVLISAFKRYRGEFKEPQTSGKLAEEGDKLTEINIQTLINLLLLVSAPELEAPPKKTRSRRLYPILPCQCVWINWLLVVGTITAATYFLMLYGLNYMRETKYQIDWLVSLLVSIVQSVLVEQFLSVFVSAVFVAFVCKIIYGEDYYVADVAIPSYFSTYGDPEMLYWLHEYISERRYSDKRYESPDHSTSEYEDSDTSEHSLNQGTDGCA from the exons TTGAAGATGCCTATGGTAGAGTTGCGGACTCGGTAGAAGTTTCGATCAGTCATGGAGTTAGTGAGAGACTGGAATTAGTCACGTCCAGTGATACAGTGGCACTTGGAAATATGATAGATTTCGACATTTACACAGACCACGTTATAGAGGGCACCAGCTATGTCATAGAGCTTGGGGATGGTACTACACAAACTGTTATGCAGAACCCCGAATTTCATACCTCGGAACCATACCAGGATATGCATACGTCTCAGTTTTCACATGCGTTTGAAAATGTTGGTGTGTACAAAGTAGTCGTAGTGGCATCCAATGAAGTGTCCAGCAGAGAAGTGGAGAaaattatttattgtattgaCATAGAATTGTCAGTTCAAACACCAGAAGGAG ATCTACTTTCTAAAGATATAATAGTTAAACGGGAAATACCGACAGCCTTCAATTTGACGAATCCAGTACCAGCACCAGCAATTGGATACTTTTCCTGGAAAATTGATGGCGTATACAATGATTCCTTTATAACTTATAACGACGACGTAAAGTACCTATTCCAGATGGCTGGCACTTACACGGTAACTTTGACTGCTGTGAGTCCCAGTGGAAGTCCCGTTAGTGTTAATAAAGTGATGTTGACAGTTGTAGATACAATCACACAGCTCTACTTGGCCAGTGGTGGTCCCAAAGCAGTAGGGCAGCCAGTGACTCTACTTCTGTGCACCCGTCAGGTTGGTACGAATGCTACGTACTTCACAAATCTTGGAGATGGTACTTATGCAGACTTAGACGTTCCCAGAGTCATTGAGAACGCAACAAGTTACGTCCATCCTTTGATGAACTTGCTGTTTTACCCTAATGAAATGTTCTGTGGCGTGTTCACTCACACCTACGAGACAGTTGGAGCATTCCGTGTCACTGTGTCTGCATCGAACCTGGTTTCTAATCAAACCGTTTCCATTGATGTGTTCATAAATGACAGGCATTGTGAGTTTCCTGGTGTACGGATTCATAAAAACACCTATAATATGACAGCCGTAAATAAATACACGCGGAAATCTACCATCAAACAGACATCAACCGTTCAAATCGACTGTGATGGTCCGAGAACACTGACTTTTAATTGGACAGCACATCTTGTCGAAGATATGACCACTTTCCCCGATGAAGCAACTTTGTACAGGCTCCCTTTCACCGTGGACACGTCGCAGCCTGAGTTGATTGTCCAGCCTTATACCTTTGGATATGGGTTATACGGACTGAAGTTGACGGTTTCTATGGTAGATGGTATGagcgatgacgtcattatctATAACAGTGACGTAGTTTGGATCCAAGTAATGGAGACAGCGTTAGTGTCTAGAATACAAGGTGGTTCTGCGAAAGCGAGAG GTTGGTTATCTGTGATTACGCTGGACGGCAGTGACTCTTATGACCCTGACTACCCGGATGACACAGTGCCGTTGGAATACAGGTGGTATTGTAGGGAGGACGATGACCCACCATTCCAAGATCCCATCCAGCAATCTCATAGTCAGCAGTCAG GTGGATGTTTTGGACAAGGTGTTTACCTTTCAAATATTAACGAGTCCTCCTTTACACTCGATGCTAGCTTACTAACAGCTCTGCAGTCATACATATTTCACCTTGAAGTGATAAAACCAGACAGAATACCTGGACACTACCAACAGACCATTACTATTACACTTAGTGATGTATACAGCCTTGACATAAG GTGTCTCCTGAACTGCGGCGCCAATGTCAACCCATCCAGGATATTTATGTTAACCGTGGAGTGTACGGATTGCCCTGAATTAGTGGAGCTTCAGTATATATGGACACTACATGCAAACGATGACTCTAAAACTGGCGTCAACTTAAAACGTGCTACCGTCCCTGGCTACTCCTCCAGATATCTAACTTTCACAGCTGGATCCCTTGACATTCTGGGTTCAAAGGTGAAGACTTACCGTATTAGAGTGACAGATACAG ACTCGTCTTTATCCAAAACGTTCGCCGAGTATACGTTTGGAGTCAACCCTAAACCAGTAGCAGGTAGTTGTAATGTAACCCCTTCCCATGGATTTGTTCTGGAGACGCCATTTTCTATCGCCTGTGATGATTTCAGTGATGACGATAGACCATTGACATACCAATTTTCAGTTGTTACTGGTGCAGAAACAGAGACCACACTAAATTCACAGCCGGGATACG GGATACTACTCTATCGTAGTCAAGCGCCCAGCGTAGAGTCGATCTACTTGCCAGTTGGTGTAGCCGAGAGAGATTACCGGGTAGAAATTATAGTTACGGTCTCTGATGTGTATGGAGCTAGCGAAGACGCCATCTTCCCCGTAACT GTAAACGATACACAGACGGGTGTACATGAAGATGAAATCTACGAGAAACTATCACGGATTGTGGCGCCTGATGGATCACAATTACTGGAGCTATTAGAAACAAAAGACCTACAGACGGTTATTCAGCTCCTGAATTCTGTAACTTCAGTATTAAACGCAATGAAGAAGAAGGAAAGAACAGACAGCGGAATCGAATATATAACAGACACCGTTGAACAACGTAACAAG ATTAGAACTTCTATTATGGGAATTCTCTCTGATTTGATCGATGATTCGTCGGAAAGATTACAACAAATATCATCTACTATGAACATGATGACGCAAGAGATGACGGAGTCATCAGAAGTAACACGG TTGGCAGGAATGGATGTGTTCGCTATATTGGCAACAGTTCTAAAATCGAAGTCTTCAACTGTGGATGGAGATATAGTAGAAATAGTGGCCCTTGATATCTTCGCAGGTATCTCAAACATCATGGAATTAACTCTGGCTTCACTAGATAATTCAATTAATGTAAATGACACAGTAAGTTCAGAAAATAACACTGGGAAAGAAGCGTCAGAAGATATC GCCCACAATGTAACAACCTCATTTTGGAAAGTACTCGATGATGCTAGGGCCGCCATTTTGAGCAACAAGATTGTTGGTGAAGAATTAACAGTGCTGACGACGTCGTTGATGACACTAGGGATGCAAAGACGAGAAGCTAGGGATCTCGACAGGGCAGTTATCCGGGGAGATCAACACAATGTTGGATTTCGACTTCCTGGGTACAACTCGTTGTCAAGCGCGTTACCAGGGAACCGATCAGATGCTATAGATTTAGAAGTGGGTAACCAT TTCCTTCACATGGTCAGGGATCCATTTATTGATCGTCATGGTGACAAAGTCTTTGATGCTGTCATTGGGTTAGAAATCATGTTTCCTGGCAACCATGAATTTCAAG CTGATAACTTACTAGAAGAGTTGGAGTTCTTTTTACCGCATACAGCAACACCGACGACGAATGAAATTCTCGAGTTTGAATACAGAAATGGTACAAGTGTGGTTATAAACTTCAACGTCTCATCTCCTTGGCAATCCGTGTTGGTTGCCATAGAAACCGAGGAGATTGATGTATCGTTTCAGTTGTACCTGCTACATGATGCCCCGTTCGTTACTGACACCATTGTAGCAGTGCTTGAAGAAGACAGAGGTCAAGACACAATATTCGATATCGAGGCAGACCCCAATACATGGTTTTTGTCGTCTGAGTATTTGCAAGAACCTGGTACTTATTACATTTCAATCGAAATAAGCGGTTACATGCATGAGAAAGATATCACGCTGGAAATAGCCACCTACGTTGCCGACTGTTTATATTGGGACAAAAAGGCGGAGAAATGGGCCAATGATGGTTGCCGA GTGGGTGCGTTAACTTCGCCATCTCTAGCTCACTGTCTATGTAATCATCTATCCATCTTTGGTGGTACACTACACCATATGCCAAGCTCCATCCAGCTGTACAGAGAAGATATATCTATAACTTTCTTGGATATTCCAATTATAATTTCAGTAGTGGTGGTTACTTTCGTGCTCTATCTAATATTGGCAATCTGGGCCAACAGAAAGGATAATGAAGATGAGATACAG GTGTCCAGGTGTTTTTTGGATGACAATGACGTCTTTGCCATGTATCAGTATGACGTCACAGTTCAAACTGGATATCGACGAGGAGCTGGAACGTCTGCTACCGTGACCTTGACCATGTATGGTACTAAAAGAGAGAGTGCCCCCCATTTACTCCGTCAGGGCAAGAGACGAGTACTGCAAGCAGGGTCAACCGATACGTTTGTCATCATGACGGATAAGCCTTTGGGAAGTATTGAATCGATCAGACTGTGGCATGATAATGGTGGAGACAGTCCAGATTG GTTCGTCAATCACATTATCATCCAAGAGTTGAAAGGAGGCAAGCGTTGGTATTTCCTGTGTAATTCTTGGATTACCATTGACCTTCACAAGAAGATGACCTGTAGATCATTCCCAGCAATCCCAGAGGATGAGATTGGATTGATGCAACTGTTCGTTGCCGGGGCAACAGAGGCTCTACGCGATCGTCATCTTTGGTTTTCCATCGCTGGTAGACCTGCAAAAAGTAGTTTCACTCGGCTACAGCGTTTGTCCTGTTTACTCTCATTGCTACTGAATTCGATGGTGGCCAACATAATGTTTTACAAAGAGCCTGGCCACTCGGGAACAAACCAAATGATGGATATATTTGTCAACTTCAAGCTTACGTGGCAGCACCTTATTGTTGGTGTTATGAGCAGCAGTATTGCTTTCTCGATAAACTTTTTCCTAGTTCAGATTTTCCTTTATACGAAGCCAAGACTCAAAGGTATACAGGGTGACATTGACTCTCAAGATACAAGAGAGATGTCTAGCTATACTACAACGTCAAATTCATTACAAGAAACTGTCAGCCTACCTGACGATGATCACATGTCACTATTGACTGATTCCCATGGTAACCATTCTTCCAGCTACCCAACAGAATCTGACATTGTGTCGTACACAACCAGCGTCAGTTATAGTTCTGAGGAGATAGGCGAACACACCGAAGTGCTTATTTCTGCATTCAAACGATACCGTGGGGAATTCAAGGAACCACAAACCAGTGGGAAGCTAGCAGAAGAAGGTGACAAACTTACAGAGATTAACATACAAACTTTAATAAACCTGCTTTTGCTGGTGTCTGCTCCTGAACTTGAGGCCCCGCCAAAGAAGACGCGTTCTCGTCGTCTGTATCCCATCCTACCGTGCCAATGTGTTTGGATCAACTGGTTGTTAGTCGTTGGTACAATTACAGCTGCAACGTACTTTTTAATGTTGTATGGTCTGAACTACATGAGAGAGACCAAATACCAAATTGACTGGCTTGTGTCACTGCTCGTATCAATAGTTCAGAGTGTACTCGTAGAACAATTCCTCTCT GTTTTTGTTTCTGCAGTATTCGTCGCTTTTGTGTGCAAAATAATATATGGCGAAGACTATTACGTCGCGGACGTGGCGATTCCATCATATTTCAGTACGTATG